In Verrucomicrobiales bacterium, a single window of DNA contains:
- a CDS encoding tetratricopeptide repeat protein — translation MKQLFVRRLGNGWIQGSVLALWLVLGAFCAEAAEKSKPSKAVPTAASILDEAQTAYAKKDVSQAMNLINRAMKLEPRNPRPYFARARLHSSQGDSEKAIQDFDRVLELDPTATDVLQLRGIERFRQGHAADAVRDFNNYLTAVPNQTPYHWQRGIAFYYTDQFAEGRRQFEMHQTVNPQDVENSAWHFFCIARVDGADKAREALLPVSQDTRVPMAQIYALLAGQGTPEQVLDAARIGNPSPLVLDRNLFYAHLYLGLYFEALKQDKLSREHIEKAVHYAPKDDYMASVARVHAKVRKITSKSK, via the coding sequence ATGAAGCAACTCTTTGTCCGTCGACTCGGGAACGGGTGGATCCAAGGTTCCGTCTTGGCCCTGTGGCTGGTTCTCGGTGCGTTCTGCGCCGAGGCGGCGGAGAAGTCCAAGCCGTCCAAAGCGGTTCCTACCGCCGCCTCCATCCTCGATGAGGCCCAAACGGCGTATGCGAAGAAGGACGTGAGCCAGGCGATGAACCTCATCAACCGGGCCATGAAACTGGAGCCCCGCAACCCACGACCCTATTTCGCTCGCGCCCGGCTCCATAGCTCTCAAGGGGACTCGGAAAAAGCGATTCAAGACTTTGACCGAGTGCTGGAACTGGATCCTACCGCCACCGATGTGCTTCAACTGCGCGGCATCGAACGTTTCCGTCAAGGCCATGCGGCTGACGCCGTGCGCGACTTCAACAATTACCTGACGGCTGTTCCCAACCAAACCCCCTACCACTGGCAACGGGGCATCGCCTTCTACTACACGGACCAATTCGCCGAAGGCCGCAGGCAATTCGAAATGCACCAGACGGTAAACCCCCAGGATGTCGAAAACTCCGCCTGGCACTTTTTCTGCATCGCGCGGGTCGATGGCGCCGACAAGGCGCGGGAAGCGCTGCTCCCGGTCAGCCAGGATACCCGCGTACCCATGGCGCAGATCTACGCTCTGCTCGCCGGACAAGGCACTCCCGAGCAGGTGCTCGATGCGGCTCGCATTGGTAACCCAAGCCCCCTGGTACTGGATCGCAACCTCTTCTACGCCCACCTCTACCTGGGGCTCTACTTCGAGGCCTTAAAACAGGATAAGCTCTCCCGCGAGCATATCGAGAAGGCGGTTCACTACGCACCCAAGGATGATTACATGGCAAGCGTAGCGCGGGTTCACGCCAAGGTGCGCAAGATCACGAGCAAGTCCAAGTGA
- a CDS encoding metallophosphoesterase family protein, which yields MKIGLISDTHGYFDPRIPELFEGVERILHAGDIGSHAIINALEEIAPVTAVLGNTDGVLNVRESEVLRWNGNVFLIRHIVDVRSIEGELKDQLQRVDPRFVIFGHTHKPLCEEIEGRWFLNPGYAGRQRFNLPRSVAILECTGNNSTTRFFAL from the coding sequence GTGAAAATCGGGCTGATCTCGGACACCCACGGCTATTTCGATCCGCGCATCCCCGAACTCTTCGAAGGGGTTGAACGCATCCTGCACGCCGGCGACATCGGAAGTCACGCCATCATCAATGCGCTGGAGGAGATCGCTCCGGTCACTGCTGTTCTCGGAAATACGGATGGGGTGCTGAACGTCCGCGAAAGCGAAGTGCTTCGCTGGAATGGGAACGTCTTCCTCATTCGTCATATCGTGGACGTGCGCTCGATCGAAGGGGAGCTGAAAGATCAACTGCAGCGTGTCGATCCGCGTTTTGTGATCTTCGGACACACCCACAAGCCGCTCTGCGAAGAGATTGAAGGCCGCTGGTTCCTGAATCCGGGCTATGCCGGACGTCAGCGGTTCAATCTCCCCCGCTCCGTGGCGATCCTGGAATGCACGGGGAACAACTCCACGACCCGATTTTTTGCGCTCTAG